The Uruburuella testudinis genome window below encodes:
- a CDS encoding HesA/MoeB/ThiF family protein, whose protein sequence is MDDRDLLRYSRHLLLDEIGIEGQQKLLAATALVVGCGGLGAAALPFLAAAGVGHLIIADDDCIDDTNLQRQTAFSEADIGSNKAETLKGRLNAINSRIDVTALNERLDEARLIELMRRADIVVDCCDNFTTRQAVNRAAVATRTPLVSGAAVRFEGQIAVYRPDLADSPCYACLFDGEQASDGACAVFGVFSPLVGIIGTTQAAEALKLLMHIGRPAHGTLLVYDALANEWQRFPFEPNPACRVCGGGT, encoded by the coding sequence ATGGACGACCGCGACCTTCTGCGCTACAGCCGCCACCTGCTGTTAGATGAAATCGGCATCGAAGGCCAGCAAAAACTGCTGGCCGCCACCGCGCTGGTGGTCGGCTGCGGCGGCTTGGGCGCGGCGGCGCTGCCTTTCTTGGCCGCCGCCGGTGTCGGCCACCTCATCATCGCCGACGACGACTGCATCGACGATACCAACCTGCAACGCCAAACCGCATTCAGCGAAGCCGATATCGGCAGCAACAAAGCCGAAACCCTGAAAGGCCGTCTGAACGCCATCAACAGCCGTATTGACGTCACCGCATTAAACGAACGCCTCGATGAAGCGCGTTTGATTGAGCTGATGCGCCGCGCCGATATCGTTGTCGACTGCTGCGACAACTTCACCACCCGTCAGGCCGTCAACCGTGCCGCCGTCGCCACCCGCACCCCGCTGGTTTCCGGCGCCGCCGTGCGCTTTGAAGGCCAGATTGCCGTTTACCGCCCCGATCTGGCCGACAGCCCCTGCTACGCCTGCCTCTTCGACGGCGAGCAAGCCAGCGACGGCGCCTGCGCCGTATTCGGCGTTTTCTCGCCGCTGGTCGGCATCATCGGCACCACCCAAGCCGCCGAAGCGCTGAAACTGCTGATGCACATCGGCCGCCCCGCACACGGCACGTTGCTGGTTTACGATGCGCTGGCCAACGAATGGCAGCGCTTTCCGTTCGAACCAAACCCCGCATGCCGCGTGTGCGGCGGCGGCACATAA
- the dtd gene encoding D-aminoacyl-tRNA deacylase produces MRAVIQKVTHAHVDILEANRRETAGRIGPGLMVLLGISHHDTEADARYIADKTAHLRIFEDDAGKLNLSLKDTGGGVLLVSQFTLYADARNGRRPSFADAARPEQAEALYETVAGLLRGHGLNVATGRFQTHMQVDLCNDGPVTLLLDSQKLF; encoded by the coding sequence ATGCGCGCCGTTATCCAAAAAGTTACCCACGCCCACGTTGATATTCTCGAAGCAAACCGCCGCGAAACCGCCGGCCGAATCGGCCCCGGCCTGATGGTGCTGCTCGGTATTTCACACCACGACACCGAAGCCGATGCCCGCTATATTGCCGATAAAACCGCCCATTTGCGTATTTTTGAAGACGATGCCGGCAAGCTGAATTTATCGCTCAAAGACACCGGCGGCGGCGTGTTGCTGGTTTCACAATTCACCCTTTATGCCGATGCCCGCAACGGCCGCCGCCCCTCGTTTGCCGATGCCGCCCGCCCCGAACAGGCCGAAGCCCTATACGAAACCGTCGCCGGCCTGCTGCGCGGACACGGCCTCAACGTGGCCACCGGCCGCTTCCAAACCCATATGCAGGTTGATTTGTGCAACGACGGCCCGGTCACGCTGCTGCTGGATTCGCAAAAACTGTTTTAA
- the tsaD gene encoding tRNA (adenosine(37)-N6)-threonylcarbamoyltransferase complex transferase subunit TsaD, which produces MLVLGIESSCDETGVALYDSARGLLAHELHTQMAMHAEYGGVVPELASRDHIRRLVPLTEAALQAAGKSYADIDAVAFTQGPGLGGALLAGASFANALAFALGKPVIPVHHLEGHLLSPLLADERPEFPFVALLVSGGHSQLMAVRDVGDYTLLGESVDDAAGEAFDKTAKLLGLPYPGGAKLSELARLGTPGAFVFPRPMLHSPDLQMSFSGLKTAVLTAVQKVRDETGSDNIPEQTRNDICRAFQDAVVEVLAAKAQKALLDTGFRTLVVAGGVGANWKLREVLGGLSVRPPAAKGGKRPPAEQVQVFFPPLEYCTDNGAMIAFAGAMHLQSVQKAGGFGVKPRWPLAEIVKGA; this is translated from the coding sequence ATGTTGGTATTGGGAATCGAATCTTCATGCGACGAAACCGGCGTGGCGCTTTACGACAGCGCGCGCGGCCTGTTGGCGCACGAGTTGCACACGCAGATGGCCATGCATGCCGAATATGGCGGCGTGGTGCCCGAGCTGGCCAGCCGCGACCACATCCGCCGCCTGGTGCCGCTAACCGAGGCGGCCTTGCAAGCGGCGGGCAAAAGCTATGCCGATATTGATGCCGTGGCCTTTACGCAGGGGCCGGGTTTGGGCGGCGCGCTGTTGGCCGGCGCCAGTTTTGCCAATGCGCTGGCATTTGCCTTGGGCAAACCGGTGATTCCCGTGCACCATCTCGAAGGCCATCTGCTCTCACCGCTGCTGGCCGACGAACGCCCCGAATTTCCCTTTGTGGCCTTGCTGGTTTCCGGCGGCCACAGCCAATTGATGGCGGTACGCGATGTGGGGGATTACACCTTGCTCGGCGAAAGTGTCGACGATGCGGCAGGCGAAGCATTCGATAAAACCGCCAAGCTGCTCGGGCTGCCTTATCCGGGCGGCGCGAAATTGTCTGAGCTGGCCAGGCTCGGCACCCCCGGCGCTTTTGTTTTTCCCCGCCCGATGCTGCATTCGCCTGATTTGCAGATGAGCTTTTCAGGCTTAAAAACGGCCGTGCTGACGGCGGTGCAAAAAGTGCGCGATGAAACCGGCAGCGATAATATCCCCGAACAAACCCGCAACGATATTTGCCGCGCGTTTCAAGATGCGGTGGTGGAGGTGTTGGCGGCGAAAGCGCAAAAAGCCCTGCTCGACACGGGTTTCCGCACATTGGTGGTGGCCGGCGGCGTGGGGGCAAACTGGAAATTGCGCGAAGTATTGGGCGGGTTGAGCGTGCGCCCGCCTGCCGCAAAAGGCGGGAAGCGCCCGCCGGCGGAGCAGGTGCAGGTATTCTTTCCGCCGCTCGAATATTGCACCGACAACGGCGCCATGATTGCTTTTGCCGGCGCCATGCATTTGCAAAGCGTGCAAAAGGCGGGCGGATTCGGTGTGAAACCGCGCTGGCCGCTGGCCGAGATTGTGAAAGGTGCGTAA
- the queC gene encoding 7-cyano-7-deazaguanine synthase QueC: MTTEKALVIFSGGQDSTTCLIQAIQTYGRDNVEAITFQYGQRHAVELEKARWIAADLRIRQTVLDLSLMQQITHNALMDGNAEIQTASNGLPNTFVDGRNALFLLYAAIYAKSQGIAHIITGVCETDFSGYPDCRDVFVKSMNVTLNLAMDYAFQIHTPLMYLTKAQTWALADHLGAFDYIREHTHTCYMGVDGGCGECPSCVLRERGLAQYLATTGG, from the coding sequence ATGACTACCGAAAAAGCCTTGGTCATCTTTTCAGGCGGCCAAGATTCCACCACCTGCCTGATTCAGGCGATTCAAACTTATGGCCGCGACAATGTTGAGGCCATCACGTTTCAATACGGCCAGCGCCATGCCGTCGAGCTGGAAAAAGCACGTTGGATTGCCGCAGATCTGCGCATCCGCCAAACCGTGCTCGACTTGAGCCTGATGCAGCAGATTACCCATAACGCGCTGATGGACGGCAACGCCGAAATCCAAACCGCTTCAAACGGCCTGCCAAACACTTTTGTCGACGGCCGCAACGCGCTGTTTCTGCTCTACGCCGCGATTTACGCCAAAAGCCAAGGCATCGCCCACATCATCACCGGCGTGTGTGAAACTGATTTTTCCGGCTATCCCGACTGCCGCGACGTGTTTGTGAAATCCATGAACGTTACCCTCAATCTGGCGATGGACTACGCTTTTCAAATCCACACCCCGCTGATGTATCTCACCAAAGCGCAAACTTGGGCGCTGGCCGACCATTTAGGCGCATTTGATTACATCCGCGAGCACACCCACACCTGCTATATGGGCGTGGACGGCGGCTGCGGCGAATGCCCCAGCTGCGTGTTGCGCGAACGCGGTCTGGCGCAATATCTGGCTACCACGGGCGGCTGA
- the queD gene encoding 6-carboxytetrahydropterin synthase QueD, whose protein sequence is MKITKTFSFDMAHMLDNHDGKCKNLHGHTYKLEVEISGDLIIGGAKDGMVIDFADLKSIVKKLVVEPFDHAFIYHTESGRERQIAAMLEGWGLKTLPMAKRTTAENMAQYMFELLRREGRLNVSALRLWETPTSYCECSL, encoded by the coding sequence ATGAAAATCACCAAAACCTTCTCGTTCGACATGGCACACATGCTCGACAACCACGACGGCAAGTGCAAAAACCTGCACGGCCATACCTACAAACTCGAAGTCGAAATCAGCGGCGATTTGATTATCGGCGGCGCCAAAGACGGCATGGTCATCGACTTTGCCGATTTGAAAAGCATCGTCAAAAAACTGGTGGTGGAGCCGTTTGACCACGCCTTTATCTACCACACCGAAAGCGGGCGCGAGCGCCAAATCGCCGCCATGCTCGAAGGCTGGGGTTTGAAAACCCTGCCGATGGCCAAGCGCACCACTGCGGAAAACATGGCGCAATATATGTTTGAGCTGCTGCGCCGCGAAGGCCGCTTAAATGTCTCGGCGCTGCGGTTGTGGGAAACCCCCACTTCTTATTGCGAATGCAGTTTGTGA
- a CDS encoding 7-carboxy-7-deazaguanine synthase QueE yields the protein MQPIHPENPAFRIVEIFESLQGEGYNTGMPAVFIRLGKCNLACSWCDTDYLKFDMMHLSEILGRLKNHTARNIIITGGEPTIQPHLDILLNALKTQGYRLCIETNGLNPAPAQIDYVATSPKACYAEKYNTQCIETADEVRIVADGDVLDFCTRMAQKIRAKHYYLSPCEINGEMNIHDTIRQIGLLNARPDAPVHWQLSVQTHKWAGIE from the coding sequence ATGCAGCCGATTCACCCCGAAAACCCCGCATTCCGCATAGTCGAAATCTTTGAAAGCCTGCAAGGCGAAGGCTACAACACCGGCATGCCGGCGGTATTTATCCGCTTAGGCAAATGCAATCTGGCGTGCAGCTGGTGCGACACCGACTACCTAAAATTCGACATGATGCACCTGAGTGAGATTTTAGGCCGTCTGAAAAACCATACCGCCCGCAACATTATCATCACCGGCGGCGAACCGACCATACAGCCGCACCTGGATATTTTATTAAACGCCTTAAAAACACAAGGCTACCGCCTGTGCATCGAAACCAACGGCCTCAACCCCGCGCCGGCACAGATCGACTATGTCGCCACCAGCCCCAAAGCCTGTTATGCCGAAAAATACAACACGCAATGCATTGAAACGGCGGATGAAGTGCGGATTGTGGCCGATGGCGACGTGCTCGATTTCTGCACCCGGATGGCGCAAAAAATCCGTGCCAAACATTATTATTTGTCGCCGTGCGAAATCAACGGCGAGATGAATATCCACGACACCATCCGCCAAATCGGCCTGCTCAACGCCCGCCCCGATGCGCCGGTGCATTGGCAGCTGTCGGTACAGACACACAAATGGGCGGGCATTGAATAA
- the metF gene encoding methylenetetrahydrofolate reductase [NAD(P)H] → MTESQKKLSFEFFPTRTPEGRAKQVITRKQLSQYNPEFFSCTSGAGGSTKEGTLQAIGDILNEGVAAAPHLPCVGMQPQEIKALLQQYKAMGVRHIVALRGDIPSGVGSGMSGLRYANELVALIKTEFGNDFHVEVAAYPEYHPQARSAEDDLNNFVRKVKAGADSAITQYFYNADAYFRFVDDVRGRGVDIPIVPGIMPIASFSKLARFSDTCGAEIPRWLRLKLQSYADDTAAIKALALDVVTEMCERLLHEGAPSLHFYTLNQAGLVSTVCQRLGY, encoded by the coding sequence ATGACGGAAAGCCAAAAAAAACTCAGCTTTGAATTTTTCCCCACCCGCACGCCCGAGGGGCGCGCCAAGCAGGTGATTACCCGCAAGCAGCTGAGCCAATATAATCCCGAATTTTTTTCCTGCACATCAGGTGCCGGCGGCTCGACCAAAGAAGGCACATTGCAGGCCATCGGCGATATCTTAAACGAAGGCGTGGCGGCGGCGCCGCATCTGCCGTGCGTGGGCATGCAGCCGCAAGAAATCAAAGCCTTGCTGCAACAATATAAAGCAATGGGTGTGCGCCATATCGTGGCTTTGCGCGGCGATATTCCTTCCGGCGTCGGCTCGGGCATGAGCGGCCTGCGCTATGCCAACGAGCTGGTGGCGCTGATTAAAACCGAATTCGGTAACGATTTTCATGTGGAAGTGGCGGCTTATCCCGAATATCATCCGCAAGCCCGCAGCGCTGAAGACGATTTGAATAATTTTGTGCGCAAAGTCAAAGCCGGAGCCGATTCGGCCATTACCCAATATTTTTACAACGCCGATGCGTATTTCCGCTTTGTTGACGATGTGCGCGGGCGCGGTGTGGATATTCCGATTGTGCCGGGCATTATGCCGATTGCCAGCTTTAGCAAACTGGCGCGTTTTTCTGATACCTGTGGTGCCGAAATTCCGCGCTGGCTGCGTTTGAAATTGCAGTCGTATGCCGATGATACCGCTGCCATCAAAGCGCTGGCGCTGGATGTGGTCACGGAAATGTGCGAGCGCCTGCTGCATGAAGGGGCGCCCAGCCTGCATTTTTACACATTGAATCAGGCTGGTTTGGTGTCTACTGTTTGCCAGCGCTTAGGTTATTAA